From Pseudomonadota bacterium, a single genomic window includes:
- a CDS encoding DUF4175 family protein: MDPRSDIDHFVARLRRRVRRAETAALLALFAAAAALAALPLLAATSLANDARGPRLVALLSAAGWLLSLVWCWWRVRRRWRDPTRLVALLGPEHAALRSDLLSTIQLSVAGPASGSPALVAALLRQTWAALRQLPAGALARPQRWQQAAVLGGLAVVTWATALAWQPGYWATAAHQLVDAVRAVPRLARQPVVGGVVLEYRYPTYMRRESVRVPDTTGDITAPPGTRVLVSAKSGIPTIDAALVVTSGDGARPLRRPLSLGAHGALAGVITVRDAARYHFELRANGTHALRDPVERRIEIEPDLSPKVALRGPPEAMAVSARQQLELGYSAEDDWGLTKVRLVYRVGSQAPASRPLWLHRGATAPVRNTAGTHSWDLGDLDVASATELRFWLEATDNDPVHGPKTTRSSVLRLTIFDREQQHGQTLAQQRQLLEQALVGLAARLTSAESGAQARPQRGQATTRGAPPALLKVESLDREQRLWTTALRALYQQMGRDSLVSAAVLRSVAAMVARWDALLRSAPTRGGPTLQAHHRRSIAALERDSLLLADLLDEQELQALGLAARELQADRARLAALIARWRVAPSAALRDRMLREFKRLERRAAQLLRTTNRLRARLPDEYLNAAAVERLAVVRDVEQLRRLFEARQLAGLDAQMTALEGKLEQLQRLLDGDVEQLRAARLDEREQAWHATLGQLHELRLQQERLAGATKSIVLSYRQRGAQSLGDQAAALITRQQVRAEQLRRHLRSATPQRLSSFHREELDRTLRWADWLRERLAARDLDQAAQLAERLAAGLEQIGTDLREDALGDEVPGWRDPQDHTVAQVERALDLAQQIAQDLEQALPRPATLLQEPERRRLRALAQQQRGLAKAASGLERPGAAEVAGDLLSGRGRELLGAAQRLMRDATTQLGKLEPQRAHGAQQGALQQLAELRQLLEEARRPGEAPSAGDERERVAIPGAEAFAPPPAFRRELLEAMQEPAPNSYSQQVKQYYRELIR, from the coding sequence GTGGACCCAAGGAGCGACATCGACCATTTCGTCGCGCGCCTGCGCCGGCGCGTACGACGCGCCGAGACGGCGGCCTTGCTCGCGCTCTTTGCCGCTGCAGCGGCGCTCGCTGCCCTGCCGCTGCTGGCCGCCACGTCCCTCGCGAACGACGCGCGCGGCCCACGACTGGTAGCCCTCCTGTCCGCCGCCGGATGGCTCCTCAGCCTGGTCTGGTGCTGGTGGCGTGTGCGCCGCCGCTGGCGGGATCCGACGCGCCTCGTCGCCCTGCTCGGCCCTGAGCACGCGGCGCTACGAAGCGACCTGCTTTCCACGATCCAGCTCTCGGTCGCCGGGCCCGCGAGCGGCTCGCCAGCCCTCGTCGCGGCCCTCCTGCGACAGACCTGGGCGGCGCTGCGCCAGCTCCCAGCGGGCGCGCTCGCGCGGCCCCAACGCTGGCAGCAGGCGGCCGTGCTCGGGGGCCTCGCGGTCGTGACCTGGGCGACGGCGCTCGCCTGGCAGCCCGGCTATTGGGCGACGGCCGCGCACCAACTGGTCGACGCCGTGCGGGCGGTACCTCGCCTGGCGCGACAGCCCGTGGTCGGCGGGGTGGTGCTCGAGTACCGATACCCGACCTACATGAGGCGTGAGAGCGTGCGCGTGCCCGACACCACGGGAGACATCACGGCGCCCCCCGGCACGCGGGTCCTCGTCAGCGCCAAGAGCGGCATCCCGACCATCGACGCGGCGTTGGTGGTCACGAGCGGCGACGGCGCGCGGCCGCTGCGGCGACCGCTGAGCCTCGGCGCCCACGGCGCGCTGGCCGGCGTCATCACGGTCCGCGACGCGGCCCGTTACCACTTCGAGCTGCGGGCCAACGGCACGCACGCCCTACGCGACCCGGTCGAGCGCCGTATCGAGATCGAGCCCGACCTCAGCCCCAAGGTCGCGCTCCGCGGCCCACCCGAGGCCATGGCCGTCAGCGCACGTCAGCAGCTTGAGCTCGGCTATAGCGCCGAGGACGACTGGGGCCTGACCAAGGTGCGCCTCGTCTACCGCGTCGGCAGCCAAGCGCCGGCCTCGCGCCCGCTCTGGCTGCACCGAGGCGCCACTGCGCCGGTCCGTAACACCGCAGGAACGCACAGCTGGGACCTCGGCGATCTCGACGTGGCCAGCGCCACGGAGCTGCGCTTCTGGCTTGAGGCCACGGACAATGACCCAGTACACGGTCCGAAGACGACGCGGTCGAGCGTCCTGCGGCTGACGATCTTCGACCGCGAGCAGCAGCACGGGCAAACCCTCGCGCAGCAGCGCCAGCTCCTCGAACAGGCCCTGGTCGGTCTCGCCGCACGGCTGACGTCTGCCGAGAGCGGCGCCCAGGCTCGCCCGCAGCGCGGGCAGGCGACGACCCGTGGCGCCCCCCCTGCATTGCTGAAGGTCGAGTCCCTGGATCGGGAGCAAAGGCTTTGGACGACCGCGTTGCGCGCGCTGTACCAGCAGATGGGGCGCGACAGCCTCGTCTCGGCCGCCGTACTCCGCAGCGTCGCCGCGATGGTGGCGCGCTGGGATGCTCTGCTGCGCTCGGCGCCGACCCGTGGCGGTCCGACGCTGCAAGCCCACCACCGCCGCAGCATCGCCGCGCTCGAGCGCGATAGCCTGCTCCTCGCCGATCTGCTCGACGAGCAGGAGCTGCAGGCGCTCGGCCTGGCCGCACGCGAGCTCCAGGCGGACCGCGCCCGACTGGCCGCGCTGATCGCTCGGTGGCGCGTCGCACCAAGCGCTGCCCTGCGCGACCGGATGCTTCGCGAGTTCAAACGCCTCGAGCGACGAGCGGCGCAGCTCCTACGAACGACGAACCGGCTGCGGGCGAGGCTGCCCGACGAGTATCTCAACGCCGCGGCCGTCGAACGGCTCGCCGTCGTGCGCGACGTCGAGCAGCTCCGGCGGCTCTTCGAGGCGCGGCAGCTCGCTGGGCTCGACGCGCAGATGACCGCGCTCGAGGGCAAGCTCGAGCAGCTCCAGCGCCTGCTCGACGGTGATGTCGAGCAGCTCCGCGCCGCTCGCCTCGACGAACGTGAGCAGGCGTGGCACGCGACGCTCGGTCAGCTTCACGAGCTTCGCCTGCAGCAGGAAAGACTCGCCGGCGCCACCAAGTCGATCGTGCTCAGCTACCGCCAGCGCGGGGCCCAGAGCCTGGGGGATCAGGCAGCAGCGCTGATCACGCGCCAGCAGGTCCGCGCCGAACAGCTGCGCCGCCACCTGCGCAGCGCCACGCCGCAACGCCTCTCGTCCTTCCATCGCGAAGAGCTCGATCGCACGCTGCGCTGGGCGGACTGGCTGCGCGAGCGCCTCGCTGCGCGCGACCTCGACCAGGCGGCTCAACTCGCCGAACGGCTGGCGGCTGGCCTGGAGCAGATCGGCACCGACCTCCGCGAGGATGCGCTGGGCGACGAGGTCCCTGGCTGGCGCGACCCACAGGATCACACGGTCGCGCAGGTCGAGCGCGCGCTCGACCTTGCCCAACAAATCGCCCAGGACCTCGAGCAAGCGCTACCGCGGCCAGCTACGCTGCTCCAGGAGCCGGAGCGCCGACGCCTGCGCGCGCTGGCGCAGCAACAGCGCGGCCTCGCCAAGGCGGCGAGCGGCCTCGAGCGCCCAGGGGCGGCGGAGGTCGCCGGCGATCTGCTGAGTGGGCGCGGGCGCGAGCTCCTCGGAGCGGCTCAGCGCCTGATGCGCGACGCCACCACCCAGCTCGGCAAGCTCGAGCCGCAACGCGCGCATGGCGCGCAACAGGGAGCCCTGCAGCAGCTCGCCGAGCTGCGGCAGCTGCTGGAGGAGGCACGTCGGCCCGGCGAAGCCCCAAGCGCCGGCGACGAGCGCGAACGCGTGGCGATACCCGGGGCCGAGGCCTTCGCGCCGCCGCCGGCCTTTCGGCGCGAGTTGCTCGAGGCGATGCAGGAACCGGCACCCAACAGCTACAGCCAACAGGTCAAACAGTACTACCGTGAGCTGATCCGATGA
- a CDS encoding transglycosylase domain-containing protein translates to MGALGLLLAFGSSLPAVGRWYLRRRLLVRVAARLGRTVEVGAIRLRLGRGSGRVRLEHVVVRGPHDPPAGALMDAEAVELDVPWRALLTRQWRGTRLTLQRPRWRVWRRAGGADNVSDLRARWRRAASSAPGAARSVTARGAAAIEVHDGRLQIDDQRLGFRLRVDRVEAHLRSTGALSAQGEHAELRLRGWPGRLLLGRVSAERAAGEKLAALPRLRVAGGEAEIIARLGLSGISGTIAPRAGGEALDLALSGSYGGASAILWRATGSYAWRRRSGELLLEAARFELGRIREVLRATPVILPERTRVDGRLLLRFRDGALAFAGRMAVEGLNLFHPGLARVPVLGLSLRLALAGTYAAGQLDLSKLELESRGVALSLSGTLDRSAPKPVLDARLVLPGLPCQAVLDALPAALTPRLQGFRLGGSLAVDLSAHIDFARLAELKLSGRLGLDACEVLDAPASVRADRFEADFEHLVEVRPDEWLTLPVGPDNPDFVPYRAVSPHLVNALLTTEDAAFFRHRGFIPSQFERALARNLEQGSFRVGASTITMQTVKNLLLSPEKTLARKLQEVFLVWYLEQQLSKERLMEIYLNVIELGPGIYGIGAASRHFFGKSPAQLTPLEAAFFASILPAPRRRYVQWCRGALDARWDRYVRRVLRRVCAKGLVDAPACEASAEQSITFARDLSQPTPAECEQQIDEGQRNWEETRRRRLVEAIRQAAPEKLPLYAP, encoded by the coding sequence GTGGGCGCACTGGGGCTGCTGCTGGCCTTCGGTTCCAGTCTGCCGGCCGTCGGCCGCTGGTACCTGCGCAGGCGCCTCCTGGTGCGTGTGGCGGCGCGGCTCGGGCGCACGGTGGAGGTCGGCGCGATCCGACTGCGTCTTGGAAGGGGATCGGGTCGCGTGCGCCTCGAGCACGTGGTCGTGCGGGGACCCCACGACCCCCCGGCAGGCGCGCTGATGGACGCTGAGGCCGTCGAGCTCGACGTCCCCTGGCGGGCGCTCCTGACGCGCCAGTGGAGGGGGACGCGGCTCACGCTGCAGCGTCCCCGGTGGCGCGTGTGGCGGCGTGCGGGGGGGGCCGATAACGTCTCCGACCTGCGCGCGCGTTGGCGCCGCGCAGCCTCGTCAGCGCCGGGGGCGGCTCGATCTGTGACGGCGCGCGGCGCTGCCGCGATCGAGGTCCACGACGGTCGACTCCAAATCGATGATCAACGACTGGGTTTCAGGCTGCGCGTCGATCGCGTCGAAGCCCATCTGCGGTCGACCGGCGCGCTGTCGGCCCAAGGTGAGCATGCCGAGCTGCGTCTTCGCGGCTGGCCTGGTCGTCTGCTGCTTGGGCGGGTGTCGGCCGAGCGTGCTGCGGGCGAGAAGCTGGCCGCGCTGCCCCGGCTGCGCGTGGCGGGGGGAGAGGCCGAGATCATCGCGCGGCTCGGGCTCTCGGGGATCTCCGGCACGATCGCGCCGCGCGCGGGCGGTGAGGCCCTCGACCTCGCCCTGAGCGGTAGCTATGGCGGCGCCTCTGCCATCCTCTGGCGCGCGACCGGGAGCTACGCATGGCGTCGACGAAGCGGCGAGCTCTTGCTCGAGGCGGCCCGCTTCGAGCTGGGGCGCATTCGCGAGGTCCTGCGAGCGACCCCGGTCATCCTGCCCGAGCGGACGAGGGTCGATGGGCGCCTGCTCCTGCGTTTTCGCGACGGGGCATTGGCCTTTGCCGGGCGGATGGCGGTCGAAGGTCTGAACCTCTTCCACCCCGGACTTGCCCGGGTGCCGGTGCTTGGCCTGAGCCTGCGCCTCGCGCTGGCGGGAACCTACGCGGCCGGGCAGCTCGATCTGAGCAAACTCGAGCTCGAGTCGCGCGGGGTCGCGCTCTCGCTCAGCGGCACGCTCGACCGTTCGGCCCCCAAGCCCGTTCTCGACGCGCGGCTCGTGCTGCCGGGGCTGCCGTGTCAGGCCGTGCTCGACGCCCTGCCAGCGGCGCTGACGCCGCGTCTGCAGGGCTTTCGACTCGGAGGCAGCCTGGCGGTCGACCTCTCCGCGCATATCGACTTCGCTCGGCTGGCCGAGCTGAAGCTCAGCGGTCGCCTGGGTCTGGACGCCTGCGAGGTGCTCGATGCCCCGGCGAGCGTGCGTGCGGACCGCTTTGAAGCCGACTTCGAACACCTGGTGGAGGTGCGACCCGACGAGTGGTTGACGCTGCCAGTGGGTCCGGACAACCCCGACTTCGTGCCCTATCGCGCTGTCTCGCCGCACCTCGTCAACGCCTTGCTGACGACCGAGGATGCGGCCTTCTTCCGTCACCGCGGCTTCATTCCCTCGCAGTTCGAGCGCGCGCTGGCCCGCAATCTCGAGCAAGGGTCGTTTCGGGTCGGCGCCTCGACAATCACGATGCAAACGGTGAAGAACCTGCTCCTCAGCCCAGAGAAGACGCTCGCGCGTAAGCTGCAAGAGGTCTTCCTGGTCTGGTACCTGGAGCAGCAGCTGAGCAAAGAGCGCTTGATGGAGATCTATCTCAATGTGATCGAGCTTGGTCCGGGGATCTACGGCATCGGAGCCGCGTCTCGGCACTTCTTCGGCAAGAGCCCGGCGCAGCTCACGCCGCTCGAGGCCGCGTTCTTCGCCTCGATTCTGCCGGCACCACGGCGGCGCTATGTCCAGTGGTGTCGGGGCGCGCTCGATGCTCGCTGGGACCGCTACGTCCGTCGGGTGCTCCGCCGCGTCTGCGCCAAGGGCCTCGTCGACGCGCCTGCCTGCGAGGCCTCCGCCGAGCAGTCGATCACCTTCGCGCGCGACCTGAGCCAGCCCACCCCGGCCGAATGCGAGCAGCAAATCGACGAGGGGCAGCGGAACTGGGAGGAAACGCGCCGGCGGCGCCTGGTCGAGGCGATTCGCCAGGCGGCGCCGGAAAAGCTTCCACTTTACGCGCCCTGA
- a CDS encoding RNA methyltransferase produces the protein MPLRHPPTGSAPPAPHPALEPAAIIRALGPVLAPRRRQRIDRVVAHRLWGVTVVLEAPHDPHNAAAVLRSCEALGLLDVHIVPAAGGFTFSRRVTQHADKWLNIYLHRSVEGCLDWLTAAGFICCAACPPPLGASAPTSAWSPPAGRPLALVFGNEHAGLSASAAAACARRVHLPMHGFGESLNLSVAAALAVAAAVEARRRWIGAPGDLPASARARLRAAYYVRATTHGVSRLLALLEPSPRHKVPT, from the coding sequence ATGCCCCTTCGTCACCCACCCACCGGTAGCGCGCCGCCGGCGCCGCACCCCGCGCTCGAGCCTGCCGCGATTATCCGCGCACTCGGGCCGGTGCTGGCTCCGCGTCGCCGCCAACGCATCGATCGGGTCGTCGCGCACCGCCTCTGGGGCGTCACGGTCGTGCTGGAGGCGCCGCACGATCCGCATAACGCTGCGGCCGTGCTCCGGAGCTGCGAGGCGCTCGGCTTGCTCGACGTGCATATTGTCCCAGCGGCCGGCGGCTTCACCTTCTCCCGGCGGGTGACCCAGCACGCCGACAAGTGGCTCAACATCTACCTGCATCGCAGTGTCGAAGGCTGCCTCGACTGGCTAACGGCAGCGGGGTTTATCTGTTGCGCGGCCTGTCCGCCGCCCCTTGGCGCCTCCGCGCCGACGAGCGCGTGGTCCCCGCCGGCCGGGCGCCCCCTGGCGTTGGTCTTTGGCAACGAACATGCGGGTCTCAGCGCTTCCGCGGCCGCAGCCTGCGCGCGCCGCGTGCACCTGCCGATGCACGGCTTTGGCGAGAGCCTCAACCTCTCGGTGGCGGCGGCCCTCGCCGTGGCTGCAGCGGTCGAAGCGCGCAGGCGGTGGATCGGTGCCCCCGGCGACTTGCCGGCCTCCGCGCGCGCGCGCTTGCGCGCCGCCTACTACGTGCGGGCCACGACCCATGGCGTGTCGCGGCTGCTTGCGTTGCTGGAGCCGAGTCCCCGGCATAAGGTTCCGACGTGA
- a CDS encoding PBP1A family penicillin-binding protein, with the protein MSPPPRRRRSSAPPPASGRPRATARRSVALRAILWLLGLGALAALLGGLALVGALLYYGADPRLPRISSLRDYRPRLLTTIVDRHGALLGELGQERRTVVPLERMPPLLVKAVVAAEDAAFFQHRGLDYLGMLRALGANLRAGHFVQGGSTITQQVVKTFFLTPERTIRRKIQEVLLAQRLEQELGKPEILALYLNQIYFGHGRYGVQEASSFFFGKEVAQLGLAECALLAGLPQAPQRLSPLRHPQRAKRRQTYVLRRMAELGFISPQVAQRLVAEPIRVVRRKRPYLGIAPEMMDLVRQRLLEAFPAERFDSLGLRVQTTIDGALQTSAREALRWGLEALDARHRWHEAKRAFSAAQQRRWRRRVGRQPAAGTPGAEVEGLVLAVNDRQRVLKVDLGARSAEISVEDPRYDAAGAPLSGRFVPGALVRLRVADAEQLVFDPGPQGALVALDPRSGDVLALVGGYDNQPGDFNRAIAALRQPGSAFKPFVYAAAIESGRFTAASLLEDAPAVYGSWAPRNFEDAYLGPVRLRYALAHSLNSVAVRLLDEVGVAPVRELARRLGISSALGGDLSLALGSYGVRPLELATAYAAFANGGRRIEPRMISRLGASAIAPAEAQPVLRPEVAYVVQNLMQSVVKEGTATGALALGRPVAGKTGTTNDHKDAWFVGFTPQLLVAVWVGFDNPRPLGRGETGGRAALPIWLRVMREALRLQPRLPFPQPPGVVQQRIDPQTGLLAGPDAVDALDEVFVQGTEPQEMAPPAEEVDPGTVMMDGSTP; encoded by the coding sequence GTGAGTCCGCCGCCCCGTCGCCGCCGCAGCTCCGCGCCCCCGCCGGCCAGCGGTCGTCCCAGGGCGACAGCGCGTCGTTCGGTCGCCCTGCGGGCGATCCTTTGGCTGCTCGGCCTCGGCGCTCTCGCCGCCCTGCTCGGCGGCCTGGCGCTGGTCGGCGCCCTGCTCTATTACGGCGCCGATCCCCGGCTGCCACGCATTAGCTCGTTGCGCGACTATCGGCCGCGCCTGCTGACCACGATCGTCGATCGCCATGGCGCGCTGCTCGGCGAGTTGGGTCAGGAACGGCGCACCGTCGTGCCCCTCGAGCGCATGCCGCCCCTGCTCGTGAAGGCCGTCGTCGCCGCTGAAGACGCCGCCTTCTTTCAGCATCGCGGACTGGACTACCTCGGAATGCTGCGGGCGCTGGGCGCCAATCTCCGCGCCGGCCATTTCGTCCAGGGCGGCAGCACGATCACGCAGCAGGTGGTCAAGACCTTCTTCCTCACGCCAGAGCGCACCATCCGCCGCAAGATCCAGGAGGTGCTGCTGGCCCAACGGCTGGAGCAGGAGCTGGGCAAGCCGGAGATCCTGGCGCTCTACCTCAACCAGATCTACTTCGGTCACGGACGCTACGGCGTTCAGGAGGCGAGCAGCTTCTTCTTCGGCAAGGAGGTCGCCCAGCTCGGCCTGGCGGAGTGCGCGTTGCTCGCCGGCCTGCCACAGGCACCGCAGCGGCTCTCCCCGCTGCGCCATCCCCAGCGTGCGAAGCGACGCCAAACCTATGTGCTGCGCCGGATGGCTGAGCTGGGCTTCATTTCGCCGCAGGTCGCGCAGCGCCTGGTGGCCGAGCCGATCCGCGTCGTGCGACGCAAGCGGCCCTATCTCGGGATCGCGCCGGAAATGATGGACCTCGTGCGGCAGCGCTTGCTGGAGGCCTTTCCGGCCGAGCGCTTCGACTCACTCGGTCTCCGCGTGCAGACGACGATCGATGGTGCGCTGCAAACGAGCGCCCGCGAGGCTCTCCGCTGGGGGCTAGAGGCGCTCGATGCGCGCCACCGTTGGCATGAGGCGAAACGCGCCTTTAGCGCGGCGCAGCAGCGACGCTGGCGGCGGCGCGTCGGGCGTCAGCCGGCAGCGGGCACGCCGGGAGCCGAGGTCGAGGGGCTGGTGCTGGCGGTCAACGATCGGCAACGGGTGCTGAAGGTCGATCTCGGCGCGCGGAGCGCCGAGATCAGCGTCGAGGATCCACGTTACGATGCCGCCGGTGCGCCGCTCTCGGGGCGCTTCGTCCCCGGCGCGCTCGTGCGCCTGCGGGTCGCCGACGCGGAGCAGCTCGTCTTCGACCCGGGGCCACAGGGGGCCCTGGTAGCGCTCGACCCTCGCAGTGGCGATGTGCTCGCCTTGGTCGGCGGCTATGACAACCAGCCGGGCGACTTCAACCGCGCGATTGCGGCGCTCCGGCAGCCGGGCAGCGCGTTCAAGCCCTTCGTCTATGCAGCGGCCATCGAATCCGGGCGCTTCACGGCCGCCTCGCTGCTCGAGGACGCGCCGGCGGTGTATGGGAGCTGGGCGCCGCGCAACTTCGAGGACGCCTACCTCGGGCCGGTGCGACTGCGTTACGCCCTGGCGCATTCGCTCAATAGTGTCGCCGTGCGCCTGCTCGACGAGGTCGGGGTGGCGCCGGTGCGCGAACTCGCCCGCCGCCTCGGGATCAGCTCGGCCCTCGGTGGCGATCTCAGCCTGGCCCTTGGCAGCTACGGCGTACGCCCGCTCGAGCTCGCCACGGCCTACGCGGCGTTTGCGAACGGTGGGCGGCGCATCGAGCCGCGGATGATCAGCCGGCTGGGCGCGAGCGCGATCGCTCCCGCCGAGGCGCAGCCCGTGCTGCGTCCGGAGGTGGCGTACGTCGTGCAGAACCTGATGCAGTCGGTCGTCAAAGAGGGCACGGCGACGGGCGCCTTAGCGCTGGGCCGCCCGGTGGCGGGCAAGACCGGCACGACGAATGACCATAAGGACGCCTGGTTCGTCGGCTTCACGCCGCAGCTCCTGGTCGCCGTCTGGGTCGGCTTCGATAACCCCCGGCCCTTGGGACGGGGCGAGACGGGCGGTCGCGCCGCGCTGCCGATCTGGTTGCGGGTCATGCGTGAGGCGCTGCGCCTGCAGCCGCGGCTGCCCTTTCCGCAGCCGCCGGGGGTGGTGCAGCAGCGGATCGATCCGCAGACCGGGTTGCTGGCGGGGCCGGACGCGGTCGATGCGCTCGACGAGGTCTTCGTTCAGGGCACCGAGCCGCAGGAAATGGCGCCGCCCGCCGAAGAGGTCGATCCTGGCACCGTGATGATGGACGGTTCCACCCCCTGA
- a CDS encoding symmetrical bis(5'-nucleosyl)-tetraphosphatase, with translation MSTYAIGDLQGCYDTLQALLVRIDYRRERDRLWLAGDLVNRGPRSLEVLRWAQAQGDGLVCVLGNHDLHLLARAAGVTGKRKRDTLDALLTAHDRDSLVTWLGQRPLLHREGGWLLLHAGLPPQWTLAQAEEEARAAESALRGPDARRLLEQWSEGAAAIGRGSNAGRPPLRRQALTLHLLTRLRMLRPDGEPAYAYTGPPAQAPPGLVPWFSRWRDARVTVLFGHWAALGRYSAPGFEALDTGCVWGGALTALRLEDGAVFAEPAREAAP, from the coding sequence ATGAGCACCTACGCGATCGGTGACCTTCAGGGCTGCTACGACACGCTGCAAGCGCTGCTCGTCCGCATCGACTATCGCCGCGAGCGCGATCGGCTATGGCTGGCGGGCGACCTGGTTAACCGCGGACCGCGCTCGCTCGAGGTCCTGCGCTGGGCCCAGGCCCAGGGCGATGGCCTGGTCTGCGTGCTGGGCAACCACGACCTGCACCTCTTGGCGCGCGCGGCCGGGGTGACCGGCAAGCGCAAGCGTGACACGCTGGACGCGCTGCTCACCGCCCATGATCGCGATTCGCTCGTGACCTGGCTAGGCCAGCGCCCGCTGCTTCATCGCGAGGGCGGCTGGCTCCTGCTCCACGCCGGCCTTCCGCCACAATGGACCCTCGCGCAAGCCGAGGAGGAGGCGCGCGCCGCGGAGAGCGCCCTGCGCGGGCCCGACGCCCGGCGGCTGCTCGAGCAGTGGAGTGAGGGCGCGGCGGCGATCGGACGCGGCTCAAACGCGGGCCGCCCCCCGCTGCGGCGACAGGCCTTGACGCTGCACCTGCTGACGCGCCTACGCATGCTGCGGCCCGACGGCGAGCCCGCCTACGCCTACACCGGCCCGCCCGCCCAGGCGCCACCGGGTCTGGTGCCCTGGTTTTCGCGCTGGCGGGACGCGCGCGTGACGGTGCTCTTTGGTCATTGGGCTGCCCTTGGACGCTACAGCGCGCCGGGCTTCGAGGCCCTCGACACCGGCTGCGTCTGGGGTGGCGCGCTGACCGCGCTGCGACTCGAGGACGGGGCTGTCTTCGCCGAGCCCGCGCGCGAGGCGGCGCCCTGA
- a CDS encoding RluA family pseudouridine synthase, which translates to MTVLPDEVRWTLPQLISARLRWSRERAVAHIVAGSVYVDGRRQRDVNQRLRPAQKLTVFASPDAAPPAEAQPCALAFLDEDLVVLVKPAGLPAIATRRGGEASVADEVRSRWGADARLLHRLDREVSGLLLVSRRQVTRAALSAQVRTHTLERRYLALVRGRPDWQERTVERPLLFVRGHAQLGTQPPAKPAQTRLQRLAQHGELALLAVTLRTGRPHQIRAHLAAEGFPLLGDTRYGGSEAERVALHAHALGLQHPRGGHWIELHSALPAALRQLWALPHEAPLPASRRQA; encoded by the coding sequence TTGACGGTGCTCCCCGACGAGGTGCGCTGGACGCTGCCGCAGCTGATCAGCGCGCGCCTGCGCTGGTCGCGCGAGCGCGCGGTGGCCCACATCGTGGCTGGATCGGTCTACGTCGACGGCCGTCGCCAGCGCGACGTCAACCAGCGCCTGCGCCCGGCGCAGAAGCTGACCGTCTTCGCCAGCCCGGACGCGGCACCGCCAGCGGAGGCGCAGCCCTGTGCGTTGGCCTTCCTCGACGAGGATCTGGTGGTCCTGGTCAAGCCCGCGGGGCTGCCCGCGATCGCCACGCGCCGCGGCGGCGAGGCGTCTGTCGCCGACGAGGTGCGGTCGCGCTGGGGCGCGGACGCCCGCTTGCTGCACCGACTCGACCGTGAGGTCTCCGGCCTGCTCCTGGTCAGCCGACGCCAAGTCACCCGCGCAGCGCTCTCAGCCCAGGTGCGCACGCATACGCTGGAGCGCCGGTACCTGGCGCTGGTCAGGGGGCGCCCGGATTGGCAGGAGCGCACGGTCGAGCGGCCCCTGCTCTTCGTCCGTGGCCACGCCCAGCTCGGCACCCAGCCGCCGGCCAAGCCCGCGCAGACGCGGCTGCAGCGCCTAGCGCAGCACGGCGAGCTCGCGCTGCTCGCGGTCACGCTGCGCACGGGGCGACCGCACCAGATCCGCGCGCACCTCGCTGCCGAGGGGTTCCCGCTGCTCGGCGACACACGCTACGGTGGAAGCGAGGCCGAGCGCGTCGCGCTCCACGCCCACGCGCTCGGCCTGCAGCATCCGCGCGGCGGTCATTGGATTGAGCTGCATAGCGCGCTGCCCGCGGCGCTGCGCCAGCTCTGGGCGCTGCCTCACGAGGCTCCGCTCCCCGCCAGCAGACGCCAAGCATGA
- a CDS encoding SDR family oxidoreductase → MASDRVALVTGGSRGIGRAAAELLLAEGWSVAVAHRPGLAAEASAQAPLSSSSDRWQAYGCQLADPEAAATLVQAVAGRWKRIDALIHCAGSFQRVPLLEQSAADWRRAFDDNLHGLFHVSRAVAPLMRQRRWGRIITFASVNADQAVGQTHVTAHAIAKLGVLVLTRSLARVLGSEGITVNAISPGFIASGGLLAEDLEAMAPQIPAGRFGRLEDITAVVRFLLSEEASYVNGANLQVSGGWGL, encoded by the coding sequence ATGGCGAGCGACCGCGTTGCATTGGTGACGGGCGGTTCGCGCGGCATTGGGCGCGCGGCTGCGGAGCTCCTGCTCGCAGAGGGTTGGTCCGTCGCGGTCGCACACCGGCCTGGCCTCGCCGCTGAGGCGTCGGCGCAGGCGCCGCTCTCATCCTCCAGCGACCGCTGGCAGGCCTATGGCTGCCAACTCGCCGATCCCGAGGCAGCCGCGACCTTGGTCCAGGCGGTCGCCGGGCGTTGGAAGCGTATCGACGCGCTGATCCACTGTGCAGGCAGCTTCCAGCGGGTCCCCTTGCTCGAGCAGAGTGCGGCCGATTGGCGGCGAGCCTTCGACGACAACCTACACGGGTTGTTTCACGTCAGTCGCGCCGTGGCGCCCTTGATGCGCCAGCGACGCTGGGGTCGCATCATCACCTTCGCCTCGGTCAATGCCGACCAGGCCGTCGGGCAAACCCACGTCACGGCGCATGCGATCGCCAAGCTCGGGGTGTTGGTGCTGACACGCTCGCTGGCCCGGGTGCTGGGCTCGGAGGGGATCACCGTGAACGCGATCTCGCCCGGCTTCATCGCCTCCGGTGGGCTTTTGGCAGAGGATCTCGAGGCGATGGCGCCGCAGATTCCGGCCGGGCGCTTCGGCCGGCTGGAGGACATCACTGCTGTCGTGCGCTTCCTACTCTCGGAGGAGGCGAGCTACGTCAACGGAGCCAACCTCCAGGTCAGCGGTGGCTGGGGACTGTAG